One Gadus macrocephalus chromosome 17, ASM3116895v1 genomic window, GTGTGGTGAGGTTAATGGCTAACGCCCTCTGGAGTTGAAGAAGTGTCTTTAAACTTGGCCCACCTAGTGTTGAAAATGGTCTTATACGTTAGGAAGGAGCATTGATCATATCCACATATATATGGATATCATCTCTGTTTGAATGAGGGAATTCCCACGCCCATGTCCGTGGTCAtatcaatatgtgtgtgtgtgtctatgtgggcAAGTTTGAGTGTATTGATCTTCAGATCCAGATTAAAAAGGAACAGAGAGGGGGCTCTGTACTCAAaacgaaagtgtgtgtgtgtgtgtgtgtgcgtgtttgcgtgtgtgtgtgtatgtgtgtgtgtgtgtgtgtgtgtgtgtcttcgtatTACAtcttacattacattacattcgcacatacatacatttttgtCCCTCTTGTCACTCGTGTCTGTGAGCCGCAATCATTCACATGTCAGGGCATGTGAATTATGTGTCTCTGAGAACACCTACATGAACACTCACATACAAAGCCAcaagtaagcacacacacagacacatgcccgcacgtacacagacacagacacacatgcatgcacacaaacacacacacacacacacacacacacacacacacacacacacacacacacacacacacacacacacacacacacacacacacacacacacacacacacacacacacacgtacacacttacTCACTCCCTGAGGAAGAATAACTTCTCTTTCGGACACTTAATTttagagcatgatcatgggTAGATACAGGCAGCAATTTACCAAGCATATATTGAATGAGACAATGGGTGTACACGATTCTTATCGGGAAACGTTCACATCGTGGGCAGTAGGAACAAAAGGCAGGAGGAGTGACCATCATGGAGGTTTTAGGATTGACGATGGCTAAAGTCAGTCATGGCGGGAGAGACCAAGGTAAATTGCAAGACACTATTTGAgaagtggacatgtctgcaaggcTACAAGACAGTTAAAGCAATTGACATAGCAAATAGGTCAGTAGATTGGCATTGCCTGAGTATTGACTTGAAACTGAGGCCATGCAAATGCAATCCAAATGCAGGCTATCGTAACACTTAATTCGATAGGAGAAGGGAGACATCTCCCTTCCAAGGAGAATGTATACAAATCCATTCAAattcacaaatacacatacaaatcCATATCATTTGCATATCaatgtatattataattacgattaatatttccacgacactcacatagacacacaggcacacgctcacacagcgGTCTGGTCTATGCCGTTCATTCACCTGCTCGGTctcgctcctcctctcatctctttcCTCCCTCAAACATGTGGTTCACAAACACAGCAGATGCTTCACGCTAAgaacacacatacgcgcacgcacgcacacacacacaccggttttCAAAGGACCATGGGAAAGGTAAGATTCATCTTTTGTAACGCACATTTTTTGGACTTTTGTAAGACAAATACTGAAAGCACTTTGCCTACTGTTCATTATTCAACAGTCATCCAAGGCTCTTGTCGTCTGCCTCACGTTGACACAAAcaggctgtttgtgtgtatcgtCGGGTTTGGCTCCTAAACTATGATAGGATATTTTAAGGTAGAAGATGTCCCTAAGCTATACATTTAGTTTTATCCCGGCTTACGCAACTCCACCTTCTAAGACGACATCAGCGAGTGTCTTCAAGTGTCAAATATGTTGTTGTTCAGTACTCCACCGCACTCTTCTTCAGATCACGGTTGACATGCCGAGCCTGTTAAACTCCTTAACGCATTACTTTTCAGCTATAGTTAACTCCCGTTCTTGGACTGAGTTCACATAGGGTTGTTTTGTGCCCGACCTTACCTCGGGTTATGCAGTATCGAAGCAAAAAAAGTATATGTGGGCTCCCGAGGGTTGGGTTAGATTTCGATAATGAAGGTGATACACTTGCTTTGCAACatcttgttttggtttgtttccTCTGCGACACACCTGTGTCGATAAGGGCCTGTAACCCAACACTGGTGTGTAGCATTCTCATGTTGTTACGCGTGTCAGTGTTTACCCAAACGCATCCTTATGAACGGGTGCCATAACACACCTGATGCTATCTAGTGTCTACTGCACTTGAGTCCTTCCAGGACATGGGGGCTcttgagttagtgtgtgtgatcatgtcaAATAAACCGTCATGTAGTGTCAGCTGAGAACGTTTTGCACATACATACTTGGGAAAGTAGCAACTTGATCGCTCTTGAGAAAAGCCAACATGTTAAGATTGGAAAAATGTTGTAAACGCCATTTTGGAAAACATAGTTTTGCTTTACCAAACTATGAAACGCAATACAATAATGGGTTATAGGAACACAGAGGATGTTGTCTATTTTTGGTCTCGGTTGATTGACCTCCTTTGACATCTGGAAGAGGCTGAATGAGAACAACTGAACTTTgtgctgaaccccccccccatccacataCACCAAAAAACTAACATAACCAAGAAAATGTATTATATCAATATCAGATCACATTAAGAGCAATAGAAGTTGCGCAATTTATGATTGAATGAAGTCCATGAATCCAATCATCTGTGGTTATCAATGAATCATGAATCACTGTATAAATCATCGCAAATCTtacaatgaaaaacaaaaacgataATACCTGTTCTTCATGCCCTGATAAAGTGAATGGTGGTGATACTTTTTGTTCTACAATTCCTTGATTTACAGATTTATTTTCCAGATTCAATTCATGATTTATTTCTTTATGGATTGTAAAACTTGATTTAGTGACATTTTTGCTGGCGGTATAAAACCAATCCCCAAAGAAATATTCAGTACATTACTGAAATAAGCAAGAGCAACATATTTCATATCATACATATTATGATACAGTTCCTAGTCAGTTTCATTACTATGTATCTTATGTCTACTTGCGTCTGAATAAATTTTGTTTTCTATTAAATGCATAaactgcattcattcattcatgcttAAACAAGATGTCTATCTTTTTCCTCTTTAGATTTCCTTTAGATTTATATTTTTCAACAGACGCAAATCTTTCGCGAACATTTACGGCAGACAGAGTCCACAATCCTATCAACCTACAAGTCGAGATGCGAGAATAATACAAAGTTGCTATTTTTTGTCGAGTTTTTCAAATGAGCAACAAACGTGTTTATACATTTAGTAATATTCATGCAGAGCAgcctttatttgtgtgtgtgcatttgtgtttgtgtgtatgtgtttgtggcccTCCTAAATCGCCTAAACGTAAATTTAAATGAATACAGCGTGCACACCTGGTTATAGCAACAGATATATCCCATGCTATCTCTCACAATACTCTGTCATGCATGCTAATTATCACCATGCGGTTGGGATTTAAATGTTTTTCGGTGGTTTTATTTCTCTGTAGAAACGCCCTAAATCTTGAGAAATCCACCTCACCACCAGCCGCTAGTATCAGTGACGGCTCGCCAACGCAAGCGGCGAGGAGCAACGGAAGGAGACGAAGGagggaagagaaagaaagataaagGTATGATTTAAATAGAGAAAACTCCCGGCAGGTTGGGTGAGatccccctcctctgctccgAGAATGGTTTTCCGCTCATTTCAGTGACAACTAAAGAAAATGAGTCTCctccacacaaacccacacttaGACACAAGTATGAGGTCCCACATACACCATAACATGTACAAATATTAATTcaaacacagacgtacacacacatgagtgcctgaacgcatgcacacacacacatgcaagcacgcatgcataaacaaagacacacacacacacacacacacacatacactctcacgcaaacatatgcacacacaagtaTGCATACAACACACAggcattcactcacacacaaaaacacatgcatatacaagtatgcttgtgtgtgcttttgtgtgtgtgtgtgtgtgtgtgtgtgtgtgtgtgtgtgtgtgtgtgtgtgtgtgtgtgtgtgtgtatgagcgttTTTatatgaacacgcacacacacacatacacacacaaacaagcacttatgcattgacacacacgcacagatatgcctacacacacatgcagactcaTATCATACTGCATATAtgctcacacatacatgcaggGCCACACATGCACTTAAAGCTATATACCCTGATACACACAAAGTCTGAGCATGGATTCTTGTAACAAaccattttgaatatttgtacATTTAGACCCGAAGAGGGTTTGTTGGAAAAAATGCAATTTCCCTGCAGTTGGATTAATATAGTATAATCAAAGAAACGAGCGAAATAGTGCTAATTTAGACCATGCTTGAACATAAGATCTTTAGGTAAATAACCTTTTAGAGACTTCACAAACTCAATCAAACGCAACAGGGTTGTGCTGAAATTCGAGATGAGGGAAATGGGATATTTTCCTCAATAAAACCCCATTCTGTGTCACTTACTTTTTTTTGATAAACACGGACGATCATGTTATCCATGTTATTCATTATCGGCAGCATCAGCTTCTAAGCTTCTGGATGTGTTTGAACGCGTCAGTGAGGAGTGTATGCTAATGCTGGAGGAGGTAGATTCACCTCATCTAAACATGACCATGTTaatgaggacacacacagacacaccatggGGTCGACTGTAACTTCTTACATGACCTTTGTTTTACGCAAAAGTTTCCAAATGTTCTGAGAAGTTTTTGCTGCTCACTCAATAATACCATAATATGGTACATCATTAGTCCTTCCATATTTTTGGCATGGGTGTGTTTCACTTCCATACCACACACAGAGTGGCAGGTCTACACGataaacctttacagacacctTTTAACATGTCACTATTGCCGGCCGACTTTATGTTGGATGTTAATAGCCATACGTGCTTACAGCCCCTCCAGCAACAAAGGATGGTCCAAACTAAATTCCAGATGATTTAATATCAGAGTTGAGATTCTTAGATATGATTattaaagtctgatttgtgagactacatCCGTCTAAAttgtaatatataaataaaaagttaTGAAAATACTGCAGGGATGGAGTTACTTGACAAGTTCATGGAGTATATATTATTGCCATCCCCAAATACATTAACCTTCTGCAGTGAGCCAGCCAGTGGATGAACTTTATAAAAGGGAGCTCTCtgacatttatgtgtgtgtgtgtttgtgtgtgtgtgtgtgtgtgtgtgtgtgtgtgtgtgtgtgtgtgtgtgtgtgtgtgtgtgtgtgtgtgtgtgtgtgtgtgtgtgtgtgtgtgtgtgtgtgtgctagcatTTGTGTGTCCAATTTATGATACTGGTAGCGGTTGACTGTGTGGTCGTGGCTGAAGATTTCATGTTTCTTGTTTCTTGTTTCTTGTTTCTATTATTGTAGTCTACCtttaagtgtttgtgtttgtgtgtgtgtgtgtgtgtgtgtgtgtgtgtgtgtgtgtgtgtgtgtgtgtgtgtgtgtgtgttgccagcaCTGTCTGTAGATTCTCAGATTCTTCATGGTCTTCCTACAGGTTTTCGGCCCTTCTCACTGCACTAGTCAGCTGACTAAGCCGAGGGTTAAGCATTGCTAACagccaacacccacacactcacaaacatagaacacacacacacatgcacaaacacacacacacacaaccgcaaacaaagatacacacactcacaaacatagaacacacacagacacacacctgtgtgcacacatgcatacatacacacacacacacacacacacacacatacacacaaacatagagacACGCACAAAacaatgtaaaaaacatattcgTTGAcaagaacacactcacacacatcacacacacatacacacacacgcacgcacacacacacacaaagatgtatTTTTTGCTTCCTGTTGTTATGTGGTGTGAGTGAGAATGAGAATGAAAAGAGTTTAACGCTCGCAGGCCGAGCGAGAGACGGCGACAAAAagcgagggagcgagcgagagagagagacaaagagataaagagagagataaaggtgAAGAATGGGCACAAAGATGGCAAGAGAAGAGAAGATTAGGTGGAAGGTgagacagagtggggggggggggaggaggagccaggagATAAAGATAGTCAGAAGAGGGAGATCCGACAGCGCTCGTTTCCTCAGGATGTGGTTACCACGACAACGAGAAACAGCGAGACAACATCAGAACCCCTCTCATCCACCTTTGACACCTGCGTAAAAAGTGTGCGActacgtttatgtgtgtgtgtgtgcacgcgtgtgcgtgcgtatgtttgTGAGTCAAACTGGGTATTTATGGTTTTGGGTCTGGTGTGTGTCTTAAGACAAGCGTGTGTGCGCACGAGCGCAGTGTGTGCACTTTGAGTGTCTTTCCTTGCGTTTTTGGACTGTATAGGACCATGTGAAATATATAGTGACTTTGCATTTCAGTCTTATGATCATTATGAGTGTGATTAACGTCATTATTCTTATCTGCTTCATCAAAATGTGGCCTGTGAATATGCTGTGGCGTTTGAAGAACAGAAGTACAGAACTGTTACATGGTTACATGTgacgagaaggaggaggtgggcgggaGATTGATAGAAAGCCAATCGCAGGTTTAGacgcagaaagagaaagagcgagagagagagagagagagagagagagagagagagagagagagggagagtgagattgagagcaagagacatagagagagagagagatacatagcgagagagatagagagagagagagagagagagagagagagagagagagagagagagagagagtcagacagataagagagacagagagaagagactgGATGAGAAGAGCACTGGAGAGAGGAATTAAGAGAATCTGAACAGAAGAACGAGAGTGGATCGAAGAGAAATGCAGACGTTAAATGCTGTTGAAGAACCTCCGCATGTATGTTATCATCTTCTATCTTgtttcctcatctctctctctctctctctctctctctcactctctttatctctctcactccctctgtaGTATCTGGCTCACTCTATGCTCTATTTCTAGAATAAACACGAACAAGAAAAAAGAGATAGCTTGCTCGGCTAAACACATTGGCTTGTTAGCATTTGCATTTGCACTTGCTTACAAGAATAAGTTAGCTGGTAGCTGGTTGGTTACGTGAGTTAAGTTAGTAAATTACCTAACTCACTATTTTGTTTCCCTCGTAGCGCATTCTTCAAAAAAAATAACTGCCatgtttatttgtcattgggaAGACAGGATAAGATATAATCATGTAGGGCCACCTTATGTCATGTTTCACTTTAAATGTCCAACAGAATTATTCAATTTAGAGAGGTTGAGGAAATTAGTTTGGTGTTTGGTTCGAGACTTATGTCATTTTATTTGGCGTAAAGTTTAAGATTAATCAGCAGAGGATCCAACCTTTGCTAAATAGGCCCCTATGTGAACTGGGACACTTAACATAGTGTTACGGTGGATGCATGGTGTGTAAGAGTGTAAGTGTAAGAAAGGGTGTCAATGTTCATTTCATTTCCCTCTGTCAAATGCACTGATCACCTTTTCATCCGCCTGTCTCTCCGTCCTTCTTCTAGCTAAAAACCCTGTATCATCGTCATGGAAGACCCTTCAACCACCAAACAGGCCAAcacccatccaccccaccaccacttcAGCCTCACCCGTCTCCAGAGCCCCAGGCCCGGGTACGCCTCCACCACCTGCCGCTCCCCCTCGGACCCCCTCCTGGAGCCAGGAAGCAGCGCAGAACACCCACCGCAgtcctccaccaccttccccACCTCCAGCCCTTCCTGGAGGGGCGTGGAGCACGCCGCAGCCGGGAGGGGGCTCCACCACGGGAGCAGGAACGGTCTGAGTGACGACGGTGACTTAGGGGACCCCCTGGTCCACGAGTGGTCCGACGGCATTCGGGCGAAGGAGGCCTGGGACGGCCGGGGGAGCTGCGGGAGTTCGGCGAGCGAGTTTTACGGGAAAGACGATTACTGCCGCTACGCCGACCGGGCTTTCCACGAGAGGAACGTCGGCGTCGGCGTCGACGTGGAGGGCGAACGAGACGCCCGGGACAGTTTCGACATGGTGTTCCACGACGACGGCGGCGACAAACCGGCCTACGGTCGCTCCGATAGCTTCGAGGTCAGCTACGAGACGGTGTACGATAAGCACGCCCACAGCGCCCTCCCGGTGAGCCACCCCCTGTTCTACGGCGTGGACGCGTTCAGACAGAGCAGCGTGGAGGAGGGCAGCGCCGACGGCCAGCCCGGCCTCCACCACGGCTACCTGGGAAGGGTGGAGGACCCGGGTTCGAGCCAGAGCTCCGGGGAAGGTCGATCCTCCCAGGTCCCGGAATGCGGGGACGGCGGTTGGCGGGGCGGCGAGGGCTGGGACCCGcagggcgcggcggcggcgctcaAAGCGCCGCCCGTGACCAACGGGAGGTATCCTCAGAGGCTGGACTCCTTCTCCGAGGCCTTCCAGCCGTACCGCCGGAGGGGGCTGCTCGCGGCCGCCGAGGGGGATCCCGCCGGCCGCCACGCGAGGTTCGAGGCGGGACGGGGCGAGTTCGCGGGCTGGGTGGCGGACAGCGGCCAGGGCTGTCGGCACGGCCCCCCTTTGGACCCCTACGGCCCCGCTCACTCCTTCTTCCCCTCCCACCCgtccctccccaccctcccctcccctccgtcCCAGCCCATGCCCTCggtcctcagccccccccccacccccttgccCCCCTCCTCGCTGTCGCCCTCCCAAGGGGAGTGTCCGCATCCGTTCTCCACgggccagagggagggggagtacaACGTCAGTACCATCCAGTTTTTCCCCTCACACGCCCACCCCTCCCCCGGCGGAGTTTTATGGAAGCTTCAGGGACTGCCCCATTGCTACCCACAGcagtcatgtgaccacagggcCGTCACCGATGGCAACCACAGACCTCACCACGGCGAAGAGGGCCAAGGCCTCTCAGGTAGGTGGAGCCGGGGACAATTGGTTCTTTCACCCTCAGAATTATTTTTTGCAAATATTCCTTTGCCTCTGATGGGTTATCACTTCCACCTCCAACTGCATAATCATCATCAATATTATAattagattttttatttttattataattgttatgattaaatgtttaaaataaattgtcTCAATGAGCAAACTCAAGTGTAGAACGATAGGAATATTCTTCAAAAAAAAATTGGCTAGATATTCTTTGTTAACCAATATATTTGACAAaatttcccccccaaaaaaatcggGCTATACTTTATCTAAACCGAAACCATCTTAGTGGGGAGGTTGGCTGAAATGGACTCTTTTTACAGATATGCACCACACTTGTGAAACATGTGAAACACCGTTTTTTTTCCTACAATGAAACCCCTGTGCTTACCTCACATCCATCAATTACTCAATATATTGAGCAATCATTTTTAAGTTGATATTGCTGCTTTTTAATTTAATGAATTTATTGGTAGCAAAGGTGCTAAATTTGATCTCTAATTTCTAGTGTCTAATTTTCTAAACCTCCTTTGCTTCTCTTCCTTCCAGAACATCAAAGTGTCCTAATGGCGCCTGAATCATCCTTCATGAGCTGCTCcccactcactccctcctccctcaccccctcattcccaacggcctcccccctccatccatcatTCCATCCGGCTCACCTGCCGTCCTTCCACCAGAGGAAGGAGGgacgcatcacttcctgtccgtCACAGGCTCTAGAGGTGCAGAGTGGATATCTTAGTCAATCACATCCCAAGGTTCAGGATagtcactgttgttgttttttacttgATAAAATGATAAACAAGAATCATCTTGAAGTTGCCGAATTATTGCTCAGTTTTAAATATGTAATTATGTTTCAAATATCTTTGAAGAAAACatgaatatacaaatatataaataaatacagttttAAATATTTACAGCCAACCACTCAACAGTTtggtaaagagagacagaaagagagacagactgagagacagacagagagacagatagagaaacAGACAGTATATGTAGAAACCAAAACCTCAAACACActtttctctcctccccctcaatCCAACAGATTAGAAACCCCTCGACCTACAGGGAAACTCCATTTCCCAGCATGCTTCACCACAGGGAGGCCGCCCAAAGGCAGGGCCATTACACTCCTCGACCAATCCTCAATCCAATccggcagggggcggggctatacTCCTCCGCTTCGCCTCTCAGTCCCAGCCCAAGGGAGATGGTCAGAGGGGGAGATGTAGAGGAACAGTATGCTGAAGAACCGTGAGTATGAAGGGCAGCAATAGTGTTTAGCACCTGCTAAATGAGGATGAATGAGTAAATAGCGTATAGAGAGACATTCTTAGTGTCTAGTTGAAAAACATTGCTATTGTGCTAATATTGACAGAATATGCCTCTATCGCCTTAAAGTGAAAATAACTGTCGTTGTTTTTTTCTGGTGTCCAGGTGTATCAACGTCGGTCCTGACTTCCAGGCAGAGCTCCCCACCTGCCACCCAGAGTGGGAGGAGTCACCCTTCCCCATGGAGGAAGCGTCGCCGAGGGaacagttgctatggaaaccgTTCCCCCTGTTGGAAGAGAGTGTCGTCGTGCAGGATCACGGTAATGTACAGGACAGTCGGGAAACTACAGTGCCTGATTTGGTTCAAATTGTTTTTCTAAGTGTGTGAACTACAACTTATGTCACAGTTACAATGTGCAGCCATGCCGGGTCAGTCGCAAATGTTTATTAGTCTGGAAGCTTCCAAGGTGCGTTGTAGACAAAAATGCCTTTTGACGAAATTGTACAGACGTACAACCAATCACGGCAATGACACTTGTGACGCAACatcggcagccatcttggtttcaAACCTGCCCCATATTAGAAAACCGGTTGAAGTTGGTCTGAATAGGGACAGGTCTGAGGGAAATCTTTCTGAACGGGAGAGGGGCCAGCCACATATGCAAGAGCAATTATAACATGACCTTTGAGTTTTGTTTGTTTCAAAGGCTTTGAGTCTTCATATGAAACACGAAAGTCTTGATTAAAAAGCTTTGCTTTAATTAACAACCTAAaacttctgtgtgtctgtgtgtctgtctttctgtgtgtctgtctgtctgtctgtctgtctgtctgtctgtctgtctgtctgtctgtctgtctgtctgtctgtctgtctgtgtgtgtgtgtgtgtgtgtgtgtgtgtgtgtgtgtgtgtgtgtgtgtgtgtgtgtgtgtgtgtgtgtctgtgtgtctgtgtgtgtgtgtagttgagcAGCTGCTGTCAATGTGTAATTCTAGCTGCCTGCCAGGAGGGGGGGCCAACACAGAGCTGGCACTGCATTCCCTGCATCACTGCAACGGAGACACAATGGTGAATATAACGGCTGTCACAAACCTGTtcccttttttatttcattcattcattcattttaaaaacaaaacctgTATGTTGCCTGTATCCATCCTCAGACAATGCTTTTGTGGTTGCACTGATTGAatctttcactcactcactcactcactcactcactcactcactcactcactcactcactcactcactcactcactcactcactcactcactcactcactcactcactcactcactcactcactcactcactcattcactcattcaatcacacactcactcactaccttcATTCATTTTTCTTCCTTCTTTCATTTTCCTCTCATCCGTGCTCATCTCATCCCTCGCTCCATCACTCCGTCCCTGAAGGCTACCCTGGCGATGTTGCTGCTGTCGTTGCACACGGCGGCCGGAGACTACCACTACTCTGGTGCTCACGGTTTACCCTCTTTTCAAACAAACTTTATGTGTAAAGCATTTTTGATGCAAAActgcacaaaaacaacaaaaccagataaaaataaataacaataaaataacatGTTAGAGATACTTTTAAACACATTAAAACTAAATCACTCACAATTCTGTGACTGCAATAAACGATTAAAACAGTTTGGCGGTAAGCAGCTTTtgaaatgttgtttgttttggtatGTTGTACCTTCTAAACAGGTGTGTTGAACTTTGTGATTAttggtttattttgttatttactATTCATCACCTCTTTACAGTAACTCTGTTCCTCTATCTCTaaccgtccctccctctctttttctctcactctctctctctctgtctctgtctcaccccctctctctccttctctcggcATCTCTCAATTCAAatgagctttattggcatggaagaaaacaaacatttacGAAACAAAGAATAAATAATACAGAAATATAATATGTGTGTCTAAAATCTCTCTCTGCAGGCAGCGACATGTGGACCGACCAGGAGAGGGCAATGTTCAGCGAAGGCCTGAGGACTCTGGGCAAAGACTTCTCCTCCATACAGAACATGGTACGAACCACGGCCACATGCAGCCTCCGCAAAgatcacaaagacacacacacacacacacacacacacacacacacacacacacacacacacacacacacacacacacacacacacacaccacacacacacaaatacacacgcaaacacttaCACTGTAACTCAGCAAAGAAGACATTACACACAAGTGTAATGTGTCCTTTGCTGAGTGATAAGGCATTGTGACTCCTATTACTGGGGTTTGGGAGGGAGGAACGAAAGTGTCTGGTTTCAAACCCTAATGTCCCAACCACGATAGC contains:
- the LOC132475896 gene encoding uncharacterized protein LOC132475896 codes for the protein MEDPSTTKQANTHPPHHHFSLTRLQSPRPGYASTTCRSPSDPLLEPGSSAEHPPQSSTTFPTSSPSWRGVEHAAAGRGLHHGSRNGLSDDGDLGDPLVHEWSDGIRAKEAWDGRGSCGSSASEFYGKDDYCRYADRAFHERNVGVGVDVEGERDARDSFDMVFHDDGGDKPAYGRSDSFEVSYETVYDKHAHSALPVSHPLFYGVDAFRQSSVEEGSADGQPGLHHGYLGRVEDPGSSQSSGEGRSSQVPECGDGGWRGGEGWDPQGAAAALKAPPVTNGRYPQRLDSFSEAFQPYRRRGLLAAAEGDPAGRHARFEAGRGEFAGWVADSGQGCRHGPPLDPYGPAHSFFPSHPSLPTLPSPPSQPMPSVLSPPPTPLPPSSLSPSQGECPHPFSTGQREGEYNVSTIQFFPSHAHPSPGGVLWKLQGLPHCYPQQSCDHRAVTDGNHRPHHGEEGQGLSEHQSVLMAPESSFMSCSPLTPSSLTPSFPTASPLHPSFHPAHLPSFHQRKEGRITSCPSQALEIRNPSTYRETPFPSMLHHREAAQRQGHYTPRPILNPIRQGAGLYSSASPLSPSPREMVRGGDVEEQYAEEPCINVGPDFQAELPTCHPEWEESPFPMEEASPREQLLWKPFPLLEESVVVQDHVEQLLSMCNSSCLPGGGANTELALHSLHHCNGDTMATLAMLLLSLHTAAGDYHYSGSDMWTDQERAMFSEGLRTLGKDFSSIQNMVRTKSVRQCVEFYYLGKRLVDMQRRQANRLLEVEAAEAMDQQVTTVPQPMRTLVGPERAVPAPSTTIFPCKMCGKMFFKIKSRNAHMKIHRQPPEDWSERRLQPQLLAHRLNSLAPNLGGSGALLQPQASPRAYSFQGLTLPSNNNSNNSHTDSVLNSFEVNNDHSSGGSGVAHASDMRIRNGISTLSAFSNMSETNPHDVLGGGVSDSAANQRGPPNVRSPVHSPWTQWTG